In a genomic window of Scheffersomyces stipitis CBS 6054 chromosome 4, complete sequence:
- a CDS encoding oligomeric Golgi complex 4: protein MSKSSYDSQSSNLFASLGEAELARNLDQLSLLYKEATSPNDLVALIESIDEATEKIDNELSYYVALKSKRFQQEITSIELNRATKLSSTIANSNELSNLFHSANDLGHSLTFKIKSLDEEIGNVNKTLEFVSDIQLLRNNINQANYAIEHSNWEVAAQCIHTITSKLSKELINGKFASVVIPSTDIPELPEVTINGWIAQLTEIFKKKFNDAAHDKNVEQLTKYFQLFPLINQEEIGLNCYSKFICQIISDTSKNLVTSTSTVNAADLKVGIFSTITIQLFESISMMLSQHGPLIKRYYSSTYPNALNYVISRIQNEIDTQIGIVADTFYDVRRLDKYFQDIKLYNFPVLARRMNELQEQMNENRLSEENVDLNSTNDLVSIVQVGDLINELATILHHWSLYCKFITVKYFKDESTDGKELKLPDLILNSNFTKKIHNKYLPSFENLYIFYFRRSLEKAITIEELPSLETFLLYNPNVHEKSTAPEQVPCSSVIEDVTLVLNSMLRNVIDSSIPSTVKKFISESFAVIQHDLINAFFIKNLNDNQPRYNQTLSLVSTLSTANALSGTSSPGITRSGTPEPSSTSGMGFLKGASSALGNVVSSGGASAIVGGLQTAPNNPKLLSFLLYLNTVAMGQEYFSKVFDNIIKNPNYLNNAFPFGKDREKVELILKNEFIDPFISITNKIISDSIVNLYNQSIKNKLVQSINELFPESSDSNYIIYSSGVLNDNSLLIKFTTIWQSLIRPYIQTLHKTLIFSKLMRLLVVNLANLIEKKLITVIKKFKINELGAIKLEKDLSFLINEVCESNYRLREKFVKVTQLVLLVGMDDDEYDESIKHVNQSNKHLEDGEEVEENEVIGINWVLTPQERKQIRKFRV, encoded by the coding sequence ATGCTGAAATCTTCGTACGATTCCCAGTCGTCCAATTTGTTTGCGTCGCTTGGAGAAGCGGAATTGGCTAGGAATCTAGACCAATTGTCACTCCTATATAAGGAAGCCACTAGTCCCAACGATCTCGTAGCATTGATAGAACTGATCGATGAGGCCACTGAAAAAATCGATAATGAGTTGAGCTACTATGTGGCGTTGAAGCTGAAGCGTTTTCAGCAGGAAATTACGAGCATTGAGTTGAACAGAGCTACCAAGTTGTCTTCTACCATAGCCAACTCGAACGAGCTACTGAATCTTTTCCATAGTGCCAATGACTTGGGCCATTCATTGACATTTAaaatcaagtcgttggacGAGGAAATTGGAAATGTCAACAAAACTCTTGAGTTTGTTTCAGATATTCAATTGCTTCGTAACAATATCAACCAGGCAAACTATGCTATAGAACATAGTAACTGGGAAGTTGCAGCGCAGTGTATCCATACCATTACTTCTAAACTATCTAAAGAGCTTATTAACGGCAAGTTTGCATCTGTGGTTATCCCGTCAACTGATATCCCGGAGTTGCCAGAGGTAACCATCAACGGCTGGATTGCTCAGTTGACTGAaatattcaagaagaagttcaacgaCGCTGCTCATGACAAAAATGTAGAACAACTAACGAAATATTTCCAGCTATTTCCCTTGATtaaccaagaagaaatcggTTTGAATTGCTACTCGAAGTTCATCTGTCAAATTATCAGCGATACACTGAAGAATCTAGTAACTTCTACCTCCACTGTTAATGCCGCAGACTTGAAAGTAGGCATTTTCTCTACGATAACCATCCAGTTGTTTGAGAGCATTTCCATGATGCTTTCACAACATGGGCCGTTGATAAAGAGGTACTATAGTTCAACATACCCCAACGCCTTGAACTATGTGATTTCTCGTATCCAGAACGAAATCGACACCCAGATAGGAATTGTAGCAGACACATTCTACGATGTCCGGAGATTAGACAAGTACTTCCAGGATATcaagttgtacaacttTCCTGTGCTCGCAAGAAGAATGAATGAACTACAGGAGCAGATGAATGAAAACAGATTACTGGAGGAAAACGTTGACttgaattctacaaatgACTTAGTTTCGATTGTGCAAGTAGGAGATCTCATTAATGAGTTGGCCACTATACTTCATCACTGGTCTTTGTACTGTAAGTTTATCACCGTTAAGTACTTCAAGGATGAGTCTACTGATGGAAAGGAGTTGAAATTGCCGGACTTAATActcaattccaacttcacAAAAAAAATCCACAACAAGTATCTCCCGTCATTTGAGAACTTGTACATTTTTTATTTCCGCCGGTCTTTGGAGAAAGCAATCACCATAGAAGAGTTGCCCTCATTGGAGACGTTCTTGTTGTACAACCCTAATGTTCATGAAAAATCCACAGCCCCAGAACAGGTACCATGTTCTTCTGTTATTGAGGACGTGACGTTGGTGTTGAATTCAATGCTTCGTAATGTTATAGATTCCAGTATTCCGTCAACCGTGAAGAAGTTTATAAGTGAAAGCTTTGCTGTGATCCAACACGATTTGATCAATGCCtttttcatcaagaacttgaatgACAACCAGCCACGTTACAACCAGACGTTATCGTTGGTTTCTACCTTGAGCACTGCTAATGCATTAAGTGGAACTTCCAGTCCCGGAATAACCAGAAGCGGTACTCCTGAGCCCAGTTCTACATCTGGCATGGGTTTCCTCAAAGGTGCCTCCAGCGCATTGGGTAATGTAGTTAGTAGTGGAGGTGCTTCAGCTATCGTTGGAGGACTTCAGACAGCTCCTAATAACCCtaagttgttgctgtttcTCCTTTATTTGAATACGGTAGCCATGGGCCAGGAGTATTTCTCAAAAGTGTTTGACAATATCATTAAAAACCCAAACTATTTAAATAATGCATTCCCGTTCGGAAAAGATAGAGAAAAGGTTGagttgatattgaagaacgaGTTCATAGATCCGTTCATCAGcatcaccaacaagatAATCAGTGACAGTATAGTGAATCTCTACAACCAGTCCATCAAAAATAAACTTGTTCAGTCTATCAACGAGCTTTTCCCGGAATCTAGTGATTCCAACTACATTATTTACTCATCTGGTGTACTTAACGACAACTCGTTGTTGATTAAGTTTACCACTATATGGCAATCTTTGATTCGTCCATACATTCAAACGTTGCATAAGACATTAATTTTTCTGAAACTCATGAGACTATTGGTGGTCAATTTGGCTAATCttattgaaaagaagttgatcactgtcatcaagaagtttaaGATCAACGAATTGGGAGCCatcaaattggaaaaggaCTTGTCTTTCTTGATTAATGAAGTCTGTGAATCCAACTACCGACTTCGTGAGAAATTTGTTAAAGTTACCCAGCTTGTCTTGTTGGTTGGCATGGATGACGACGAGTATGACGAAAGTATTAAACATGTCAACCAGAGCAACAAGCATCTAGAAGACGGAGAGGAGgtggaagaaaatgaagtcATTGGTATCAACTGGGTTTTGACAccacaagaaagaaagcaaaTAAGGAAATTTAGAGTATAG
- a CDS encoding aminopeptidase and bleomycin hydrolase (go_function cysteine-type endopeptidase activity~go_process proteolysis and peptidolysis) produces MGSNTSKEVKTTTEETFNEKVSYSSSLMDVSREDVEAKEDEDNGDGNGIWPGISVGLLDGWKGDVLRDDKNKLVQNSLAINPIQSIIAKSDVETVLKDQYFFNVTVKTIGSPSYFNNQKSSGRCWIFAASNVFRTSVIKNYNLKDDSFQLSQAYLFFYDKLEKSHFFLDNIADTADHDLDSRLVQYLLSSPVGDGGQWDMIVNLVEKYGLVPHQVFPDNAQASNSSPLNYLVTEKLREAALIIRRLYQEKAPQPVIEILKGATVYTVFKILSLALGSPPNADEPFTWEYIDKDGKYKSYQTNPRDFYRDHVRLDAAKHFSLIHDPRNDYDKLYTVDRLNNILGGKKIEYVNTEIDEIKSVAIKMLKDDEPIFFGSDVGKFGDRSSGVLDVTAYDYKLAFNISLGLDKAERLRTGSSQMTHAMVITGVHLDPVTQLPVRWKIENSWGDAVGDKGYFVMSDEWFSEYVFQIVTNKKYASKKTYDTWKGKDFTVLPYYDPMGSLA; encoded by the exons ATGGGCTCCAACACATCGAAGGAAGTCAAGACTACTACCGAGGAAACCTTTAACGAAAAGGTTTCGTACTCGTCTTCTCT AATGGATGTCTCAAGAGAAGACGTcgaagccaaagaagatgaagacaatgGTGATGGCAACGGTATTTGGCCAGGTATTTCCGTCGGATTGCTTGATGGTTGGAAAGGTGACGTCTTGAGAGACGATAAGAACAAATTGGTTCAGAACTCTCTTGCTATCAATCCTATCCAGCTGATTATCGCCAAGTCAGACGTCGAAACTGTCTTAAAGGACCagtacttcttcaacgtcaCAGTCAAGACAATTGGATCACCTTCCTatttcaacaaccaaaAACTGTCCGGTAGATGTTGGATCTTTGCTGCTTCCAATGTGTTCAGAACTCTGGTTATCAAGAATTATAACTTGAAGGATGATCTGTTCCAGTTGTCGCAAGcttatcttttcttctatgacaaattggaaaaatctcatttcttcttggataACATCGCCGACACTGCTGATCACGACTTGGACTCAAGATTAGTTCAGTATCTTCTTTCCAGTCCTGTTGGTGACGGTGGTCAATGGGATATGATTGTCAACTTGGTAGAGAAATACGGTCTTGTTCCACACCAAGTGTTCCCAGATAATGCCCAAGCCTCAAACTCTTCTCCTTTGAACTATTTGGTCACCGAGAAGTTGAGGGAAGCTGCTTTGATCATCAGAAGATTGTACCAAGAAAAGGCACCTCAGCCTGTCATTGAAATTCTTAAGGGTGCAACCGTCTATACTGTGTTCaagattctttctttggcttTGGGTTCTCCACCAAATGCTGATGAACCTTTCACTTGGGAATACATCGACAAGGATGGCAAGTACAAGTCCTATCAAACGAATCCTAGAGACTTCTACAGGGACCATGTCAGACTTGATGCCGCTAAACACTTCTCGTTGATCCACGACCCTAGAAACGACTATGATAAGTTGTATACTGTGGACAGATTAAACAACATTTTAGGCGGTAAGAAGATCGAATACGTCAATACTGAAATTGACGAGATCAAGCTGGTTGCTatcaagatgttgaaggACGATGAGCccatcttctttggttctgATGTAGGCAAGTTTGGTGACAGGTCTTCTGGTGTTTTGGACGTTACAGCATACGACTACAAGTTGGCTTTCAATATCTCCTTGGGTTTGGACAAGGCTGAAAGATTGAGAACCGGCTCATCTCAAATGACCCATGCTATGGTGATTACTGGTGTTCACCTTGATCCTGTAACTCAGCTTCCTGTCAGATGGAAGATCGAGAATTCGTGGGGTGATGCCGTCGGCGACAAGGGTTACTTTGTTATGTCGGACGAATGGTTCAGTGAATACGTGTTCCAGATTGtcaccaacaagaagtatgCCTCTAAGAAGACATATGATACTTGGAAGGGTAAAGACTTCACTGTCTTGCCTTATTATGATCCTATGGGCTCATTAGCTTAA